One Streptomyces sp. ML-6 genomic region harbors:
- a CDS encoding helix-turn-helix domain-containing protein, whose amino-acid sequence MTEQPRAVLGRIIDDLGSTLIEVAAGEADPARAIGGVLIQDPLDEPAGLPGAVVLGVGVYGAGPVAALVDRAHGLGAAAVVVRAPVPVDGPVSEAAARTGVTVLGLTPGASWAQVAALLRSLLAVDELGTVGGPGDPDGAEPLAGDLFALANATAGLLDGPVTVEDRSGRVLAFSSRQEEGDDDRIATVLDRQVPAGKLRALEAVGAFQALYGKEEPVYVDGLSDRPRAAIAIRAGGEILGSIWVVVDAPLSEDRSRALQEAAKVAALHLLRRRTGEDAERRLRADLLATVLDGGEHAPQAAARLGLAAQPACVLALTVTGEPSAPDRVAAGHRAAEALALHLVAIHPRTATATLGGVTYAVLPTASDEQGLRVAEAFLGRVGDRFPAVIGVGRLAARPAELRRSRADADRTLRVLGSGRTRRRAARLSDVYAAALLEELTDRIAAEYDLPDGPVVRLLAHDEQHGTALTDTLDAWLNTFGDVPAAAAAVHVHPNTFRYRLKRLAAVADLDLADPEARFEAMLQLRLRPPRP is encoded by the coding sequence ATGACGGAGCAGCCCCGGGCCGTGCTCGGCCGGATCATCGACGACCTCGGATCGACCCTGATCGAGGTGGCGGCCGGCGAGGCCGACCCGGCCCGCGCCATCGGAGGAGTGCTGATCCAGGACCCGTTGGACGAACCGGCGGGCCTGCCCGGCGCGGTGGTGCTCGGCGTCGGCGTGTACGGGGCCGGGCCCGTCGCCGCCCTGGTCGACCGCGCGCACGGGCTCGGCGCGGCGGCCGTCGTGGTCCGCGCCCCGGTCCCGGTGGACGGTCCCGTGTCCGAGGCCGCCGCGCGCACCGGAGTGACCGTGCTGGGCCTGACCCCCGGCGCGTCCTGGGCCCAGGTGGCCGCCCTGCTGCGGTCGCTGCTCGCCGTCGACGAACTGGGCACGGTGGGCGGCCCCGGCGACCCCGACGGCGCCGAACCGCTGGCCGGGGACCTGTTCGCCCTGGCCAACGCCACGGCCGGACTGCTGGACGGCCCGGTCACCGTGGAGGACCGGAGCGGGCGGGTGCTGGCCTTCTCCAGCAGACAGGAAGAGGGCGACGACGACCGGATCGCGACCGTCCTCGACCGGCAGGTGCCCGCCGGGAAGCTGCGTGCCCTGGAGGCGGTCGGAGCCTTCCAGGCCCTCTACGGCAAGGAGGAACCCGTCTACGTGGACGGGCTGTCGGACAGGCCCCGGGCCGCGATCGCGATCCGGGCCGGCGGCGAGATCCTCGGGTCGATCTGGGTCGTCGTCGACGCCCCGCTGAGCGAGGACCGCAGCCGGGCGCTCCAGGAGGCGGCGAAGGTGGCCGCCCTGCACCTGCTGCGCCGCCGCACCGGCGAGGACGCGGAGCGGCGGCTGCGCGCGGACCTGCTCGCCACGGTCCTGGACGGCGGCGAGCACGCGCCGCAGGCCGCCGCCCGGCTCGGCCTGGCCGCGCAGCCGGCCTGCGTGCTCGCCCTCACGGTGACCGGCGAGCCGTCCGCGCCCGACCGGGTCGCCGCGGGCCACCGCGCCGCCGAGGCCCTCGCCCTGCACCTGGTCGCGATCCACCCCCGGACCGCCACGGCCACCCTCGGGGGCGTCACCTACGCGGTCCTGCCCACGGCATCGGACGAGCAGGGGCTGCGGGTGGCCGAGGCGTTCCTCGGCCGGGTCGGGGACCGGTTCCCCGCCGTCATCGGCGTCGGCCGGCTCGCCGCCCGCCCGGCCGAACTGCGCCGCTCCCGCGCCGACGCGGACCGCACGCTGCGGGTCCTCGGCTCCGGCCGCACCCGGCGCCGGGCCGCCCGGCTGTCGGACGTCTACGCCGCCGCGCTGCTGGAGGAACTGACGGACCGGATCGCCGCCGAGTACGACCTGCCGGACGGCCCGGTCGTACGGCTGCTCGCCCACGACGAACAGCACGGCACCGCCCTCACGGACACCCTGGACGCCTGGCTGAACACCTTCGGCGACGTCCCCGCCGCCGCGGCCGCCGTGCACGTCCACCCCAACACCTTCCGCTACCGGCTCAAACGGCTGGCCGCGGTCGCGGACCTCGACCTCGCCGACCCGGAGGCCCGGTTCGAGGCGATGCTGCAACTGCGCCTGCGACCGCCGCGCCCCTGA
- a CDS encoding MFS transporter yields the protein MDTAGGTPGPALSGRTLLLFAVASGAAVANVYFAQPLLVTLGREFGIGTASVGIVVTLTQIGYGLGLFLLVPLGDLVDRRTLVVAQLALLAVALAATGTAVAAPVLLTALAAVGFLAVVTQTLVAFAASLSAPDRRGRAVGLVTSGIVIGILLARTVSGALADLAGWRAVYLASAALTLVLALALARVLPRRTTPPASMRYVRLLRSTLALFAEERVLRVRALLALLVFAAFSTLWSCVALPLSEPPLSLSHTAIGAFGLVGAAGALAAAPAGRLHDRGLAGWTTGIALVLLTMSWLPLSLTRQSLWALVIGALVLDLAVQAVHVTNQSLIYAVRPEAGSRLIGGYMVFYSIGSATGALASTAVHARAGWGAVCLLGAAISALALLVWTVDQGRGGRRRSCSIASNRASGSARSRSATAASRLSR from the coding sequence GTGGACACGGCCGGTGGAACACCCGGGCCCGCCCTCTCCGGACGCACCCTGCTGCTCTTCGCGGTCGCCTCCGGGGCGGCGGTGGCCAACGTCTACTTCGCGCAACCCCTCCTGGTCACCCTGGGCCGGGAGTTCGGGATCGGTACGGCGTCCGTCGGCATCGTGGTGACCCTCACCCAGATCGGCTACGGCCTCGGGCTGTTCCTGCTGGTGCCGCTGGGTGACCTGGTCGACCGGCGGACCCTCGTCGTGGCCCAGCTGGCGCTGCTCGCGGTGGCGCTCGCGGCCACCGGCACGGCGGTCGCCGCGCCGGTCCTGCTGACCGCCCTGGCCGCCGTGGGCTTCCTCGCCGTGGTGACCCAGACGCTCGTGGCCTTCGCGGCGTCGCTGTCCGCCCCGGACCGGCGCGGCCGCGCGGTCGGCCTGGTCACCAGCGGAATCGTCATCGGGATCCTGCTCGCCCGCACGGTCTCCGGCGCGCTGGCCGACCTCGCGGGCTGGCGGGCGGTCTACCTCGCCTCGGCCGCGCTGACCCTGGTGCTCGCCCTGGCCCTCGCCCGCGTACTGCCGCGCCGGACGACGCCACCGGCCTCCATGCGGTACGTGCGGCTGCTGCGTTCGACGCTCGCGCTGTTCGCCGAGGAACGCGTGCTGCGGGTCCGCGCCCTGCTCGCCCTGCTCGTCTTCGCCGCCTTCAGCACCCTGTGGAGCTGTGTCGCCCTCCCGCTGAGCGAGCCCCCGCTGTCCCTGTCACACACCGCGATCGGGGCGTTCGGGCTGGTGGGAGCCGCGGGCGCGCTGGCGGCCGCGCCGGCCGGGCGGCTGCACGACCGGGGGCTCGCCGGGTGGACGACCGGTATCGCGCTGGTCCTGCTCACCATGTCGTGGCTCCCGCTCTCCCTCACCCGGCAGTCGCTGTGGGCGCTGGTGATCGGCGCGCTCGTCCTCGATCTGGCCGTGCAGGCCGTCCACGTCACCAACCAGAGCCTGATCTACGCGGTCCGCCCCGAGGCCGGGAGCCGTCTGATCGGCGGCTACATGGTCTTCTACTCGATCGGCAGCGCCACCGGCGCCCTCGCCTCGACGGCCGTCCACGCGCGGGCCGGGTGGGGCGCGGTGTGTCTGCTCGGCGCCGCGATCAGCGCGCTCGCGCTCCTCGTGTGGACGGTGGATCAGGGGCGCGGCGGTCGCAGGCGCAGTTGCAGCATCGCCTCGAACCGGGCCTCCGGGTCGGCGAGGTCGAGGTCCGCGACCGCGGCCAGCCGTTTGAGCCGGTAG
- a CDS encoding helix-turn-helix domain-containing protein, with the protein MVKRTRLDGSNCPVARSVDAIGDWWALLIVRDAFDGSRRFGEFQRSLGIAKNILATRLRELVGSGILDLVPAADGGARHEYVLTAKGRDLFPVVVALRQWGEAHFFDPGEPHSEMVDLRHGRTPRPLEVRAADGRLLGPDDVTVRKVERSGAPEPV; encoded by the coding sequence ATGGTGAAGCGGACGCGCCTCGACGGCAGCAACTGCCCGGTGGCCCGGTCGGTCGACGCGATCGGCGACTGGTGGGCGCTCCTGATCGTCCGCGACGCGTTCGACGGCAGCCGCCGCTTCGGCGAGTTCCAGCGCAGCCTGGGCATCGCGAAGAACATCCTCGCCACGCGGCTGCGCGAACTGGTCGGCAGCGGAATCCTCGACCTGGTTCCGGCGGCCGACGGCGGCGCCCGCCACGAGTACGTGCTGACGGCCAAGGGCAGGGACCTCTTCCCGGTCGTCGTGGCGCTGCGGCAGTGGGGCGAGGCGCACTTCTTCGACCCCGGCGAACCCCACTCGGAGATGGTCGACCTGCGCCACGGCCGTACCCCGCGGCCCCTGGAGGTCCGGGCGGCCGACGGACGCCTGCTCGGACCGGACGACGTCACGGTGCGAAAGGTCGAACGGTCCGGGGCGCCGGAACCCGTGTGA
- a CDS encoding ABC transporter permease: MTAPPDDCLARNEWLCGAYLSSRREILWDAVVQHVQLTTASVLIGLLLAVPLALAARHRRWAAGPVLGVTTALYTIPSLAMFSLLLPVYGLSASLVVAGLVLYSLTLLVRNLLAGLRAVPEETRQAARGMGYGPLRLLLTVELPLALPAAMAGLRIATVSAVSLVTVGAIVGHGGLGNLIYSGMNTYFKAQVLTASVLCVLIAVAADLLLLLAQRFLTPWTRRRA, translated from the coding sequence GTGACCGCGCCCCCCGACGACTGCCTCGCGCGCAACGAGTGGCTCTGCGGGGCCTACCTCTCCAGTCGGCGCGAGATCCTCTGGGACGCCGTCGTCCAGCACGTCCAGCTCACCACGGCCTCCGTGCTCATCGGGCTGCTCCTCGCCGTTCCGCTCGCCCTCGCGGCACGGCACCGGCGCTGGGCGGCGGGCCCCGTGCTCGGCGTGACGACCGCCCTGTACACCATCCCCTCGCTCGCCATGTTCTCGCTGCTGCTCCCGGTGTACGGACTCTCGGCCTCGCTCGTCGTCGCCGGACTCGTCCTGTACTCGCTCACCCTCCTCGTCCGCAACCTCCTCGCCGGACTGCGCGCCGTGCCCGAGGAGACCCGACAGGCCGCGCGCGGCATGGGATACGGCCCGCTGCGCCTGCTGCTCACCGTCGAACTGCCCCTCGCCCTGCCCGCCGCCATGGCCGGACTGCGGATCGCGACCGTCTCCGCGGTCTCCCTGGTCACGGTCGGCGCGATCGTCGGCCACGGCGGACTCGGCAACCTCATCTACTCCGGCATGAACACCTACTTCAAGGCCCAGGTGCTCACCGCCTCCGTCCTCTGCGTGCTCATCGCCGTCGCCGCCGACCTGCTGCTCCTGCTCGCCCAGCGGTTCCTGACCCCGTGGACCCGGAGGCGGGCGTGA
- a CDS encoding ABC transporter permease, producing MNILAEAWSWLTTATNWTGEGGIRDRLVQHLFLTVVCLLISCLIALPVAVLLGHLGRGGALAVNISNIGRAVPTFAVLVLLLLTPIGGHGEWPTVIALVLFAVPPLLTNAYVGMREVDREVVRAARGMGMTGRQLMLGVEVPLALPLILTGVRIAAVQLVATATLAALAGGGGLGRIITAGFNLASTPQVVAGAVLVTAFALIVEGLFEAAQRLLPARLRGAATR from the coding sequence GTGAACATCCTCGCCGAGGCCTGGTCCTGGCTCACCACCGCCACGAACTGGACCGGCGAGGGCGGCATCCGGGACCGCCTCGTCCAGCACCTCTTCCTCACCGTCGTCTGCCTGCTGATCAGCTGTCTGATCGCGCTGCCCGTCGCCGTGCTCCTCGGCCACCTCGGCAGGGGCGGCGCACTCGCCGTCAACATCTCCAACATCGGCCGGGCCGTTCCCACCTTCGCCGTGCTGGTGCTGCTCCTCCTCACTCCGATCGGCGGCCACGGCGAGTGGCCGACCGTCATCGCCCTCGTGCTCTTCGCCGTACCGCCGCTGCTCACCAACGCCTACGTCGGCATGCGGGAGGTCGACCGGGAAGTGGTGCGCGCCGCCCGGGGAATGGGCATGACGGGCCGGCAGCTGATGCTGGGCGTCGAGGTGCCCCTCGCCCTGCCCCTGATCCTCACCGGCGTACGGATCGCCGCCGTCCAGCTCGTCGCGACCGCCACCCTCGCGGCCCTGGCGGGCGGCGGCGGACTCGGCCGCATCATCACCGCGGGCTTCAACCTCGCCTCCACCCCGCAGGTGGTCGCCGGAGCGGTCCTGGTGACTGCCTTCGCCCTGATCGTCGAAGGGCTCTTCGAAGCGGCGCAACGACTCCTCCCCGCCCGGCTCCGCGGCGCGGCGACCCGATGA
- a CDS encoding ABC transporter substrate-binding protein, which translates to MRPRGAFPLLTALLLAATACATGPSLESRGEVTAPPGDSEHLTIGSAGFTESELLARMYALLLDRAGYTTKIITVTNREIYEPALENGQIDIVPEYAATFADWLNAKENGADAAPVGSPDIATTMKALRALAAPRGLTVLDPGRAVDQNAFAVTAAYAAEHRLRTLSDLGASGLPVRLAAGDECVRRPYCAPGLKKTYGIRVTAVDPKGVGTTQAKQAVRDGQDQMVLTTTTDATLDTFGLVLLADDKHLQNADHLVPVVNRSRAGGEGVRRALGRLGTVLTTADLARLDEQVDSRRRLPEDVARAYLESRHLLPPG; encoded by the coding sequence ATGAGACCGCGCGGAGCGTTCCCGCTGCTGACGGCGCTGCTGCTGGCGGCGACCGCCTGCGCCACCGGCCCCTCCCTGGAGAGCCGGGGCGAAGTCACCGCGCCGCCCGGCGACAGCGAGCACCTCACCATCGGCTCCGCCGGATTCACCGAGAGCGAGCTGCTCGCCCGGATGTACGCCCTGCTGCTGGACCGGGCCGGCTACACCACAAAAATCATCACCGTCACCAACCGGGAGATCTACGAACCCGCACTGGAGAACGGCCAGATCGACATCGTGCCGGAGTACGCCGCCACCTTCGCCGACTGGCTGAACGCCAAGGAGAACGGCGCCGACGCCGCCCCCGTCGGCTCGCCCGACATCGCCACCACCATGAAGGCCCTGCGCGCGCTGGCCGCCCCCCGCGGCCTCACCGTCCTCGACCCCGGACGCGCCGTCGACCAGAACGCCTTCGCCGTCACCGCCGCGTACGCGGCCGAACACCGCCTCAGGACCCTCAGCGACCTGGGCGCGTCCGGCCTGCCCGTACGGCTGGCGGCCGGTGACGAATGCGTACGGCGCCCCTACTGCGCGCCCGGACTGAAGAAGACGTACGGCATCCGCGTCACGGCCGTGGACCCCAAGGGCGTCGGTACCACCCAGGCCAAACAGGCCGTCCGCGACGGTCAGGACCAGATGGTCCTGACCACCACCACCGACGCCACGCTCGACACCTTCGGCCTCGTCCTGCTCGCCGACGACAAGCACCTCCAGAACGCCGACCACCTCGTGCCGGTCGTCAACCGCTCCCGGGCGGGCGGCGAGGGCGTGCGCCGGGCACTGGGCAGGCTCGGCACCGTACTGACCACCGCCGACCTGGCCCGGCTCGACGAGCAGGTCGACAGCCGGCGACGGTTGCCCGAGGACGTGGCGCGCGCCTACCTGGAGTCCCGGCACCTCCTCCCGCCCGGCTGA
- a CDS encoding acetylxylan esterase, with product MSLFDLPLDRLREHRSASVEPEDFDAFWTKTLDEARSHELDARFERRAGTGLATVDVYDVTFAGFGGHPVKGWFVVPAGAAEPLPLVVEFIGYGGGRGLAHTHLLWASAGFAHFVMDTRGQGSGWRVGDTPDPVGSGPAFPGFMTRGIEDPYAYYYRRVFTDAVRAVEAARSHPLADAARTAVIGESQGGGITLAVGGLIPDLAAIAPDVPFLCDFPRALTVTDRNPYREIGNYLKTHRGRSDRARATLAYFDGVHFAARGRAPALFSTALEDMTCPPSTVFAAFNAYAHPDKTIEVYDFNDHEGGGPFQEAVQLGWLPGKLGA from the coding sequence ATGTCCCTGTTCGATCTGCCGCTCGACCGGCTGCGCGAGCACCGCAGCGCGTCGGTGGAGCCGGAGGACTTCGACGCGTTCTGGACGAAGACGCTCGACGAGGCCAGGTCCCACGAGCTCGACGCCCGGTTCGAGCGGCGCGCCGGTACGGGTCTGGCGACCGTGGACGTGTACGACGTGACGTTCGCGGGCTTCGGCGGTCATCCGGTCAAGGGCTGGTTCGTCGTCCCGGCGGGGGCCGCGGAGCCGCTGCCGCTGGTCGTCGAGTTCATCGGCTACGGCGGCGGGCGGGGTCTGGCGCACACCCATCTGCTCTGGGCCTCGGCGGGTTTCGCCCACTTCGTGATGGACACCCGGGGCCAGGGCAGCGGGTGGCGGGTCGGCGACACCCCGGACCCGGTGGGCAGTGGTCCCGCGTTCCCCGGTTTCATGACCCGTGGCATCGAGGACCCGTACGCGTACTACTACCGGCGGGTGTTCACCGACGCGGTGCGTGCGGTGGAGGCGGCGCGCTCGCACCCGCTGGCCGACGCGGCGCGGACCGCGGTCATCGGCGAGAGCCAGGGCGGGGGCATCACGCTCGCCGTCGGCGGGCTGATACCGGATCTCGCGGCGATCGCGCCGGACGTCCCGTTCCTGTGCGACTTCCCGCGCGCCCTGACCGTCACCGACCGCAACCCGTACCGCGAGATCGGCAACTACCTCAAGACGCACCGCGGCCGGTCCGACCGGGCGAGGGCGACGCTGGCCTACTTCGACGGGGTGCACTTCGCCGCCCGCGGGCGGGCTCCGGCGCTGTTCTCGACCGCCCTGGAGGACATGACCTGCCCGCCCTCGACGGTCTTCGCCGCGTTCAACGCCTACGCCCACCCGGACAAGACCATCGAGGTGTACGACTTCAACGACCACGAGGGCGGCGGGCCGTTCCAGGAGGCCGTGCAGCTGGGCTGGCTGCCGGGGAAGCTGGGGGCCTGA
- a CDS encoding LacI family DNA-binding transcriptional regulator — translation MEEPGKRARPGRAPAPAGRTGRPRQAEVARLAGVSQATVSLVLADKRQGPAISEETRQKVLEAARSLGYVPDPAARRLAAARNDLLGVFSFTATFPTDVRHSYYPFLVGVEQEAAERGYDLVLFTGSSTGGAGAGAPDTLGRVRLADGCLFLGRHPPVQELRRLVADGFPMVHLGRRDEPEGLHWVGADYVSAAREVVDHLTSLGHRRMVLVREDDEAPASTDRELGFRRGLEAVGPSNGPGAVFRSADPERDLTPERLRGWLADGVTAFVAEETDTGDAWRALRRAVGEAGIDCPRDASLALLGSPPADLADGPEPTGFDIPRTRLGAAAVRMLAALVAGEEATEPLVACTFRPGATSGPPPAAEDH, via the coding sequence GTGGAGGAACCCGGGAAGCGGGCCAGGCCCGGTCGCGCGCCCGCACCGGCGGGCCGCACGGGCCGGCCGCGCCAGGCCGAGGTCGCCCGGCTCGCCGGGGTCTCGCAGGCCACGGTCTCGCTGGTGCTCGCGGACAAGAGGCAGGGGCCCGCGATCTCCGAGGAGACCCGGCAGAAGGTGCTGGAGGCGGCCCGCAGCCTCGGCTACGTCCCCGACCCGGCGGCCCGCAGACTCGCGGCGGCGCGCAACGACCTGCTGGGCGTCTTCAGCTTCACCGCGACCTTTCCGACCGATGTGCGGCACTCGTACTACCCGTTCCTGGTGGGCGTGGAGCAGGAGGCTGCGGAACGCGGCTACGACCTGGTGCTGTTCACCGGTTCGAGCACCGGGGGCGCGGGGGCCGGCGCCCCCGACACCCTGGGCCGGGTCCGCCTCGCCGACGGCTGTCTGTTCCTCGGCCGCCACCCACCGGTCCAGGAGCTGCGACGGCTGGTCGCCGACGGCTTTCCCATGGTCCACCTCGGCCGCCGGGACGAGCCGGAGGGGCTGCACTGGGTCGGCGCCGACTACGTGAGCGCCGCCCGCGAAGTCGTCGACCACCTGACCTCGCTCGGACACCGCCGGATGGTCCTGGTCCGTGAGGACGACGAGGCACCCGCTTCCACCGACCGCGAACTCGGCTTCCGCCGGGGGCTGGAGGCCGTCGGCCCGAGCAACGGCCCCGGGGCCGTCTTCCGTTCCGCAGACCCGGAGCGTGACCTCACCCCGGAGCGGCTGCGGGGCTGGCTCGCCGACGGCGTCACCGCGTTCGTCGCCGAGGAGACCGACACCGGGGACGCCTGGCGGGCCCTGCGCCGGGCCGTCGGCGAGGCCGGGATCGACTGCCCGCGCGACGCCTCGCTGGCGCTGCTCGGCAGCCCGCCCGCCGACCTCGCGGACGGCCCCGAACCCACCGGCTTCGACATCCCCCGCACCCGGCTCGGCGCGGCCGCCGTCCGGATGCTCGCCGCACTGGTCGCGGGGGAGGAAGCCACCGAACCCCTGGTCGCCTGCACCTTCCGGCCCGGTGCCACGTCGGGCCCACCGCCCGCCGCCGAGGATCACTGA
- a CDS encoding FAD-dependent oxidoreductase, whose product MTPEPDILVVGAGLGGIAAALAACRAGRTVVLTEETDWIGGQLTSQAVPPDEHPWVEQFGTTASYRTLREGIRAYYRQWYPMRSEALARTDLNPGAGRVSKLCHEPRVALAVLEAMLAPHRAAGRLTLLTRHRAVAVESDNDVIQAVALEDLRTGDRTTRTARYVIDATETGELLELGGVEHAVGAEARDEFDEPHAPEEAQPLNQQGITVCFALSHHEGEDHTVDRPADYDFWRSHRPDFWPGPLLGFQAPDPRSLEPVPRTFVPNPDVDPLAVGADQSADAGDKELWGFRRILARGMHRPGAFDSDITLVNWPLNDYWLKPLIGAGDEVTAQAVAEARQLSLSLLYWLQTEAPRQDGGTGFPGLRIRPDVTGTDDGLAKAPYVRESRRIKAVTTVTEHDVSIDLVGPHGGTRHRDAVGVGSYRIDLHPSTGGDNYIDVGSVPFEIPLGALVPRRVRNLLPAGKNIGTTHITNGCYRLHPVEWNIGEVAGALAAHCLAEGVEPAQVQSRDERYEAFARLLDRDGVQRHWPDVRGY is encoded by the coding sequence GTGACACCCGAACCGGACATCCTCGTCGTGGGCGCCGGACTCGGCGGCATCGCCGCCGCGCTCGCCGCCTGCCGCGCCGGACGCACCGTCGTCCTCACCGAGGAGACCGACTGGATCGGCGGCCAGCTCACCTCCCAGGCCGTCCCCCCGGACGAGCACCCGTGGGTGGAGCAGTTCGGCACCACCGCCTCGTACCGCACACTGCGCGAGGGCATCCGGGCGTACTACCGCCAGTGGTACCCGATGCGCTCCGAGGCCCTCGCCCGCACCGACCTCAACCCGGGCGCCGGACGCGTCAGCAAGCTCTGCCACGAACCGCGCGTCGCGCTCGCCGTGCTGGAGGCGATGCTCGCGCCGCACCGGGCGGCGGGCCGCCTCACCCTGCTCACCCGGCACCGGGCCGTGGCCGTCGAATCGGACAACGATGTCATCCAGGCAGTCGCCCTGGAGGACCTCCGGACCGGCGACCGCACCACCCGCACCGCCCGCTACGTCATCGACGCCACCGAGACCGGCGAACTCCTCGAACTCGGCGGCGTCGAGCACGCCGTCGGCGCCGAGGCGCGCGACGAGTTCGACGAACCGCACGCCCCCGAGGAGGCCCAGCCGCTCAACCAGCAGGGCATCACGGTGTGCTTCGCGCTCTCCCACCACGAGGGCGAGGACCACACCGTCGACCGGCCCGCCGACTACGACTTCTGGCGCTCCCACCGCCCCGACTTCTGGCCCGGTCCGCTCCTCGGGTTCCAGGCGCCCGACCCGCGCTCCCTGGAACCCGTACCGCGCACCTTCGTCCCCAACCCGGACGTCGACCCGCTCGCCGTCGGTGCCGACCAGAGCGCCGACGCGGGCGACAAGGAACTGTGGGGCTTCCGCCGCATCCTCGCCCGCGGCATGCACCGCCCCGGCGCCTTCGACTCCGACATCACGCTCGTCAACTGGCCGCTCAACGACTACTGGCTCAAGCCCCTGATCGGAGCCGGCGACGAGGTGACCGCTCAAGCGGTCGCCGAGGCCCGGCAGCTGTCGCTCTCGCTGCTGTACTGGCTGCAGACCGAGGCCCCCCGCCAGGACGGCGGCACCGGCTTCCCCGGACTGCGGATCCGCCCCGACGTCACCGGCACCGACGACGGACTCGCCAAGGCCCCGTACGTACGGGAGTCCCGCCGGATCAAGGCCGTCACCACCGTCACCGAGCACGACGTGTCGATCGACCTCGTCGGCCCGCACGGCGGAACGCGCCACCGGGACGCGGTCGGTGTCGGCAGTTACCGCATCGACCTGCACCCCTCCACCGGGGGCGACAACTACATCGACGTCGGCTCGGTGCCGTTCGAGATCCCGCTCGGCGCCCTCGTGCCGCGCCGCGTCCGCAACCTGCTGCCCGCCGGCAAGAACATCGGCACCACCCACATCACCAACGGCTGCTACCGGCTCCACCCGGTGGAATGGAACATCGGCGAGGTCGCCGGTGCCCTGGCCGCCCACTGTCTGGCCGAAGGCGTCGAACCGGCACAGGTCCAGTCGAGGGACGAGCGGTACGAGGCCTTCGCGCGACTGCTCGACCGCGACGGGGTCCAGCGCCACTGGCCCGACGTACGCGGCTACTGA
- a CDS encoding ATP-binding cassette domain-containing protein produces MIRFEQVGKVYPDGTTAVDGLSFEVAEGELVTLVGPSGCGKTTTMMMVNRLIEPSSGRILVDGEDISGVDPVRLRRRIGYVIQQVGLFPHRTVLDNTATVPALIGWKRARARERAAELLDLVGLDPKTYGSRYPAQLSGGQRQRVGVARALAADPPVLLMDEPFGAVDPVVRERLQNEFLGLQAAVRKTVLMVTHDIEEAVRMGDRIAVYGAGRIEQFDSPGAVLGTPATPYVARFVGADRGLKRLSVTAVEPDDLEEPPVARFDEPAGSAAARLDGAGARWAVVLNGGGELHGWVSADSLRAAGGHDTVGALARRMDAWVPVGAPLKQAFSEMLQHDAGWVAVLDGPRFLGVLTPARLHEALRRSVDADVRGVGRDEVRFDSITDA; encoded by the coding sequence ATGATCCGGTTCGAGCAGGTCGGCAAGGTGTATCCGGACGGCACGACCGCGGTGGACGGCCTGTCCTTCGAGGTCGCCGAGGGGGAGCTGGTCACCCTGGTCGGACCGTCCGGCTGCGGCAAGACCACCACGATGATGATGGTGAACCGGCTGATCGAGCCGTCGTCGGGCCGGATCCTGGTGGACGGCGAGGACATCTCCGGGGTCGACCCGGTGAGGCTCCGCCGCCGGATCGGCTACGTCATCCAGCAGGTGGGGCTCTTCCCGCACCGCACGGTCCTCGACAACACCGCGACCGTGCCCGCGCTGATCGGCTGGAAACGGGCCAGGGCCCGGGAGCGGGCGGCCGAGCTGCTGGATCTGGTGGGGCTCGACCCGAAGACGTACGGCTCGCGCTACCCCGCGCAGCTCTCCGGCGGGCAGCGGCAGCGGGTGGGCGTGGCCCGGGCGTTGGCCGCCGATCCGCCGGTGCTGCTGATGGACGAGCCGTTCGGCGCGGTCGATCCGGTGGTGCGCGAGCGGCTGCAGAACGAGTTCCTCGGGTTGCAGGCCGCGGTCAGGAAGACGGTCCTGATGGTCACCCACGACATCGAGGAGGCGGTCCGGATGGGTGACCGGATCGCGGTGTACGGGGCGGGGCGCATCGAGCAGTTCGACAGCCCGGGGGCCGTGCTGGGGACTCCCGCGACCCCGTACGTGGCCCGGTTCGTGGGCGCCGACCGGGGCCTGAAGCGGCTCTCGGTCACGGCGGTCGAGCCGGACGACCTGGAGGAGCCGCCGGTGGCCCGGTTCGACGAGCCGGCCGGTTCGGCGGCGGCCCGGCTGGACGGGGCGGGGGCCCGCTGGGCGGTGGTGCTGAACGGCGGGGGCGAGCTGCACGGCTGGGTGTCGGCGGACTCGTTGCGGGCCGCGGGCGGGCACGACACCGTCGGCGCCCTGGCCCGCCGGATGGATGCCTGGGTACCGGTCGGCGCCCCGCTGAAACAGGCGTTCAGCGAGATGCTCCAGCACGACGCCGGGTGGGTCGCGGTGCTGGACGGGCCGCGGTTCCTCGGTGTGCTGACCCCGGCCCGGCTCCACGAGGCGCTGCGCCGCTCGGTGGACGCGGACGTGCGGGGCGTGGGCCGGGACGAGGTGCGGTTCGACTCGATCACGGACGCGTAG